Proteins from a single region of Chloroherpeton thalassium ATCC 35110:
- a CDS encoding SPOR domain-containing protein yields the protein MKLGIFLPNLLCLCLMQLPSATPQENSKMTELILKSATTGNFEALEKLKSLSLEKDEEMMLNALLEEDGQVAVAMYKQFLIIYPNSSLGSLSRARIMEYNTALKDEQAELVPAPEKSEQKPATPEVRYTLQFGSFSTEENAARFAQKFPRNVPVKIIKVTDDFGRVSHKVRWDGYTVTREAIDRFAEKVPFDSFVVEDN from the coding sequence ATGAAACTGGGAATTTTTTTGCCAAACCTGCTATGCTTGTGCCTGATGCAACTGCCAAGCGCCACACCGCAGGAAAATAGCAAGATGACAGAGTTGATTTTAAAATCAGCAACAACGGGCAATTTTGAAGCATTGGAAAAGCTCAAATCGCTTTCGTTGGAAAAAGATGAGGAAATGATGCTAAATGCACTGCTCGAGGAAGATGGACAAGTGGCGGTGGCCATGTATAAGCAGTTTTTAATTATTTATCCCAACTCGTCGCTGGGCTCGCTAAGCAGAGCCAGAATCATGGAATACAACACCGCGCTCAAAGATGAACAAGCCGAGCTTGTGCCTGCGCCTGAAAAATCTGAGCAGAAACCGGCTACGCCGGAAGTTCGCTACACGCTGCAGTTTGGCAGCTTTAGCACCGAGGAAAATGCGGCACGCTTTGCCCAAAAATTCCCCCGAAACGTGCCCGTTAAAATCATCAAAGTAACGGACGATTTTGGCAGGGTTTCGCACAAAGTTCGCTGGGATGGCTACACGGTCACGCGCGAAGCTATCGATCGTTTCGCTGAAAAAGTTCCATTTGATTCATTCGTTGTCGAAGACAATTAA
- a CDS encoding cation:proton antiporter, translating into MHDFHFLGELILIGICAIAIILIFQRLKVPPVIGLIFTGIVLGPSGFSVVHDTELISVLAEMGVILLLFTIGLEFSVDELNRLKKIVLIGGSGQLLLSIMSISLLSFLTMKAVGGELSVREAMFLGFAFAVSSTAICLKILNDREELDLPYGKIALGILIFQDIAIVPLMIGITFLSPHKETSFLTVFRELGLISFFAVAVFGGFRLLMPRAVEIISSLRAKEVLVIGALVLCFGSAYLTSLIGLSLALGAFVAGMVIASTDESHQIGHAIEPFREAFTSIFFVSVGLLLKVNLIDLPVFMLLALGVLLIKGVLVAVLSLFLGYSFRVSLMAGMALAQIGEFSFVLAEAALKNDVIQEPLFNSMLAIIVVTMIVTPSMIAIAPHLAEQVEPALRFIPLVQKNSHSVRTSATEGTVIHPGEVHAAIIGFGLNGRNVSSVLKATNISHTILEIDRDIVREMKKANEPIYYGDCTDRKALQRAKIDKARAIVIGISDTTAIRQSIRLIRQLNEKAYIIVRARSLSLVDELYKAGADVVVTEKFETSIQIFSILLQHFTVEPELILEQQEIIRRDCEKIFLRTATQNSGKQNSQVEV; encoded by the coding sequence ATGCACGATTTTCATTTTCTTGGAGAGCTTATTTTAATTGGAATTTGCGCCATTGCCATTATTCTCATTTTTCAGCGGCTAAAAGTCCCGCCGGTTATTGGGCTGATTTTCACCGGCATTGTGCTTGGGCCTTCAGGTTTTTCGGTTGTGCATGATACGGAGCTGATTTCCGTGCTGGCGGAAATGGGCGTCATTTTGTTGCTTTTTACCATTGGGCTTGAGTTTTCGGTAGATGAGCTGAACCGGCTAAAAAAAATTGTGTTGATTGGCGGCTCGGGGCAGCTTTTGCTGAGCATCATGTCGATTTCGCTGCTCTCGTTTCTGACGATGAAAGCGGTTGGCGGCGAACTCTCCGTGCGCGAGGCCATGTTTCTCGGATTTGCGTTTGCGGTGAGCAGCACGGCGATTTGTTTGAAAATTCTCAACGATCGCGAAGAACTCGATTTGCCTTACGGGAAAATTGCGCTGGGCATTTTGATTTTCCAGGACATTGCGATTGTGCCGCTAATGATTGGCATCACTTTTTTGAGCCCGCATAAGGAAACGTCATTTCTCACTGTGTTTCGTGAGTTGGGGTTGATTAGCTTTTTTGCGGTTGCGGTGTTTGGCGGATTTCGGTTGCTGATGCCGCGCGCTGTGGAAATCATCAGTTCGTTGCGAGCCAAAGAAGTGTTGGTGATTGGAGCGTTGGTGCTTTGTTTTGGTTCGGCTTATCTAACTTCGCTCATTGGACTTTCGCTGGCGCTGGGTGCATTTGTGGCCGGCATGGTGATTGCCAGCACCGACGAAAGTCACCAAATTGGCCATGCCATTGAGCCTTTTCGCGAAGCTTTCACCAGTATTTTTTTTGTTTCCGTTGGCTTGCTTTTAAAAGTCAATCTAATCGATTTGCCGGTTTTTATGCTGCTCGCGTTGGGCGTGTTGCTCATCAAAGGCGTGCTGGTTGCGGTGTTGTCGTTATTTCTCGGCTATTCGTTTCGTGTCAGTTTGATGGCCGGCATGGCGCTGGCGCAAATCGGCGAATTTTCATTTGTTTTGGCTGAAGCGGCGCTCAAAAATGACGTCATTCAAGAACCGCTCTTCAACTCGATGCTCGCCATTATTGTGGTGACCATGATCGTCACGCCATCGATGATTGCCATTGCGCCGCATTTGGCCGAGCAAGTGGAACCGGCTTTGCGCTTCATTCCGCTGGTGCAGAAAAATTCCCACAGCGTGCGCACTTCGGCCACAGAAGGCACGGTGATCCATCCTGGGGAAGTTCATGCGGCCATTATCGGGTTTGGCCTCAACGGGCGCAATGTGAGCTCCGTGCTGAAAGCCACAAATATTTCCCACACCATTCTCGAAATCGATCGCGATATCGTTCGAGAAATGAAAAAAGCCAATGAGCCAATTTACTACGGCGATTGCACCGACCGAAAAGCACTTCAGCGTGCCAAAATCGATAAAGCGCGCGCCATTGTGATCGGCATTTCCGATACAACCGCCATTCGCCAAAGCATTCGCCTGATTCGCCAACTCAATGAAAAGGCGTATATCATCGTTCGCGCCCGGTCGCTCTCGCTTGTCGATGAACTATACAAAGCAGGCGCCGATGTGGTGGTCACGGAAAAGTTTGAGACCTCCATCCAGATTTTCTCCATTTTGCTTCAGCATTTTACCGTCGAGCCGGAATTGATTTTGGAGCAGCAAGAAATCATTCGGCGCGATTGCGAAAAAATTTTCTTGCGCACAGCCACGCAAAATAGCGGAAAGCAAAACTCTCAAGTTGAAGTGTAG
- a CDS encoding bacteriohemerythrin: protein MDDHFAKWSPELETGIIWQDLQHKELVEAVKTLYTAISKKKPEEEVQKIVAFLYDYTVHHFSMEEKHMEEYGYPDMLQHVDQHQRFIRMLEDFEKERKNSKVLANLSLCNDLQNGQLPTSKWMITKWPTS from the coding sequence ATGGACGATCATTTTGCGAAGTGGTCCCCAGAATTGGAGACAGGAATTATTTGGCAAGACCTTCAGCACAAGGAACTGGTGGAAGCCGTCAAAACGCTTTACACGGCCATTTCCAAGAAAAAACCGGAGGAAGAAGTTCAGAAAATAGTCGCTTTCCTTTACGACTACACCGTGCATCATTTTAGCATGGAGGAAAAACACATGGAGGAATACGGCTATCCTGACATGCTCCAGCATGTGGATCAACACCAACGTTTTATAAGAATGCTGGAAGATTTTGAAAAAGAACGCAAAAACAGCAAAGTTCTGGCAAACCTTTCCCTGTGCAACGATTTGCAGAATGGACAATTACCCACATCAAAGTGGATGATCACAAAATGGCCGACCTCATGA
- a CDS encoding N-6 DNA methylase yields the protein MHFSPELIGDYFQGIRHANTESAKKEHFIRFITQLFQDDPDAQHIIGQMTLGAEKTIFNIPLRHRLKTGKADTQYNRVIIEWEKDLRRTGAHAEDQLKEYLAGNLGAGSEDDFTLISTDGAEWRIYNRITRTLLLGNLRVAAEDIELKKTDSFVLAEENFAEFPLFLDRYLFKSQPERPTLASIVIDFGADSGLFSRAMKTMKAYLPDISQKSDVQTAYNEWRRFLSLAYGNFRDSDDIFFIHTYLSAFAKLLAFTVISPQKLPDTNALQTVLNGKAFHEHNILRFVEDDFFHWIATDTHFSALKSMFRDITEKLADYDFSDVREDILKGVYQELIDIETRHALGEYYTPDWLCELVLEDLPIREDSKILDPACGSGSFLRAAVQRLRNQFPHLSADQLTAQVQGIDVHPLSVQIAKTTLLVSLGKSIRKAGKPVALNVFLANTLLLPEGTTELFGQNYHVMVDSRKYKLMKDVFEKHSLFDSAVRFSDDLALRTQGQAELRHEIFSKSFVGKLGNEARLHADDFYGIYKALKTAKEEGRDSIWAFILLNLYKPFFLKGQFDIVVGNPPWLTYSDVSNAEYQNELSTLASRYGLATSTANMPHLELAAIFLAHSTGYFMKPGAQLAFVMPRSFLSADQHESTRSGKAKGFRLSQVWDLSNVSPLFNVPAAVLFAESLPEHLNADDKSHERAIPETGIAGKVISGKFETPNCHLAEVESALQLRETRWHYARLSTAKHSPSALTQEKITASGKQSFYATHFKNGATIYPRPFFFIDVAQHIEGDLTDYELLFVKSSKFQEAKAPWKQLSLEGHVQTKFLFRTALARNIVPFGLINPLLVLLPIEIESVEVGETKTRRIALRNERELLESGLLETSNWFKQAEEDWEKHKTERNKTISIYDYLNWQKKLTDQNLNTRHLILYTASAKDASAVVIDRTHFDFEFIIDCKTFWFATDNPDEAAYLASYLNSGYANQAIKAFQSRGLFGERHIHKKILELPLPKYDAGNNAHQELAAQGNACAAEVHEVILKNYLNADLSPNALGRVRKTIRQNLQLRFQEIDGLVEKILKG from the coding sequence ATGCACTTTTCTCCTGAGCTCATCGGCGACTATTTCCAAGGCATTCGGCACGCCAACACCGAATCGGCCAAAAAGGAACATTTTATCCGCTTCATTACCCAACTTTTCCAAGACGACCCGGACGCCCAACACATCATCGGGCAAATGACGCTGGGCGCGGAAAAAACGATCTTCAACATTCCGCTTCGCCACCGATTGAAAACCGGCAAGGCCGACACCCAATACAACCGCGTGATTATCGAATGGGAAAAAGACCTTCGCCGCACGGGCGCACATGCCGAAGATCAACTCAAGGAATATTTGGCCGGAAATCTCGGTGCGGGAAGCGAGGACGACTTTACGCTCATTTCCACCGATGGCGCGGAATGGCGCATCTACAATCGCATTACGCGAACCTTGCTGCTCGGCAATTTGCGCGTGGCGGCTGAAGACATCGAACTCAAGAAAACGGATTCCTTCGTGTTGGCTGAAGAGAACTTCGCGGAGTTTCCGCTTTTCCTCGATCGCTATCTTTTCAAGTCGCAGCCCGAACGCCCCACACTTGCCAGCATCGTGATCGACTTCGGCGCGGACTCCGGCCTTTTTTCCCGTGCCATGAAAACCATGAAAGCTTATTTGCCCGACATTTCGCAAAAATCCGACGTGCAAACGGCCTACAACGAATGGCGGCGATTTCTTTCTCTTGCTTATGGCAATTTTCGCGATTCCGACGACATCTTTTTCATTCACACTTATCTTAGCGCGTTTGCCAAACTCTTGGCTTTCACGGTCATTTCGCCGCAAAAACTGCCCGATACCAACGCGCTGCAAACCGTCTTAAACGGCAAGGCTTTTCACGAACACAACATCTTGCGCTTTGTCGAAGACGATTTCTTCCACTGGATTGCAACCGACACGCATTTCAGCGCGCTCAAATCCATGTTTCGCGACATTACCGAAAAACTTGCCGATTATGATTTTTCCGACGTGCGCGAGGATATTTTGAAAGGCGTTTATCAAGAACTCATCGATATTGAAACCCGCCACGCGCTCGGCGAATACTACACGCCCGACTGGCTTTGCGAACTCGTTCTCGAAGATTTGCCCATCCGCGAAGATAGCAAGATTCTTGACCCCGCTTGCGGCAGCGGTTCGTTTTTGCGCGCGGCGGTGCAACGCTTGCGCAATCAATTTCCGCACCTTTCCGCCGATCAGCTCACCGCGCAGGTGCAAGGCATCGATGTGCATCCGCTTTCGGTTCAAATTGCCAAAACCACGCTGCTCGTTTCGCTCGGCAAAAGCATTCGCAAGGCCGGCAAACCCGTTGCGCTCAATGTATTTTTGGCCAACACGCTGCTTTTGCCCGAAGGCACAACCGAGCTTTTTGGCCAAAACTATCATGTGATGGTCGATAGTCGAAAGTACAAGCTCATGAAAGACGTGTTTGAAAAACACTCGCTTTTCGATAGCGCCGTTCGCTTTTCCGACGACCTCGCCCTGCGCACACAAGGCCAAGCCGAACTGCGCCACGAGATTTTCAGCAAAAGCTTTGTCGGAAAATTGGGCAACGAGGCGCGGCTTCATGCCGACGATTTCTACGGCATTTATAAAGCGCTCAAAACCGCCAAAGAAGAAGGGCGCGATAGCATTTGGGCGTTCATTTTGCTCAATCTCTATAAGCCGTTTTTCCTTAAAGGGCAATTTGACATTGTGGTCGGCAATCCGCCCTGGCTGACTTATTCCGATGTCTCCAACGCCGAATATCAAAATGAGCTTTCTACGCTGGCCTCGCGCTATGGCCTGGCCACTTCCACCGCCAACATGCCCCATTTGGAACTTGCCGCGATTTTTCTGGCGCATAGCACCGGCTATTTTATGAAGCCCGGCGCCCAGCTTGCCTTCGTGATGCCGCGCAGTTTTCTGAGCGCCGACCAGCACGAGAGCACGCGCTCCGGCAAGGCCAAAGGCTTTCGGCTCTCGCAAGTTTGGGATTTGTCGAATGTTTCGCCGCTGTTCAATGTGCCGGCAGCGGTGCTTTTTGCCGAATCGCTTCCCGAACACCTGAACGCCGACGACAAATCGCACGAGCGCGCCATTCCCGAAACGGGCATCGCGGGCAAAGTCATTTCCGGCAAGTTCGAAACGCCCAACTGCCATCTGGCGGAAGTTGAAAGCGCGCTTCAGCTTCGCGAAACCCGCTGGCACTACGCAAGACTTTCAACTGCCAAACACTCCCCAAGTGCGCTAACACAAGAAAAAATAACGGCTTCCGGCAAGCAAAGCTTTTATGCGACGCATTTCAAAAACGGCGCAACCATTTATCCTCGCCCGTTTTTCTTCATCGATGTAGCCCAACACATCGAAGGCGACCTCACCGACTACGAGCTCTTGTTTGTCAAATCGTCAAAATTTCAAGAAGCCAAAGCGCCTTGGAAACAGCTCTCGCTGGAAGGCCATGTTCAAACAAAATTCCTCTTCCGAACAGCGCTGGCCAGAAACATCGTGCCGTTCGGGCTCATCAATCCGCTTTTGGTGCTTTTGCCGATCGAAATCGAGAGCGTTGAAGTTGGCGAAACCAAAACGCGAAGAATTGCTTTGAGAAACGAACGCGAGCTTCTGGAATCGGGATTATTGGAAACGTCAAACTGGTTCAAACAAGCCGAAGAAGATTGGGAAAAACATAAAACCGAAAGAAATAAAACCATTTCGATCTACGATTATTTGAACTGGCAAAAGAAACTGACTGATCAAAACTTAAATACACGTCACCTTATTCTCTATACTGCTTCTGCAAAAGACGCGAGCGCAGTTGTGATTGATAGAACGCACTTTGATTTTGAATTTATCATTGACTGCAAAACTTTTTGGTTCGCCACAGACAATCCCGATGAGGCGGCTTATTTAGCCAGCTATTTGAACAGCGGCTACGCCAATCAAGCGATAAAAGCATTTCAGAGCAGAGGTTTATTTGGAGAACGCCATATTCATAAAAAAATCTTAGAGCTGCCGCTGCCGAAGTACGACGCGGGAAACAACGCCCACCAAGAATTGGCGGCTCAAGGCAACGCGTGCGCCGCCGAAGTTCACGAAGTTATTTTGAAAAACTACCTCAACGCCGACCTTTCGCCTAACGCGCTGGGACGCGTGCGCAAAACCATTCGACAAAACTTGCAACTCCGCTTCCAAGAAATTGATGGCTTGGTTGAAAAAATTTTGAAAGGATAA
- a CDS encoding YbaN family protein yields MRTEKVIRFIYVALGSIFVALAILGIFLPLLPTTPFLLLAAACYAKGSARFYEWLIEHKWLGPYVKPFRSGKGMPLRAKVVTLALMWLAMSTSAIFFIEPISLIATMAAVGIGVTIYLLRMPTFQLSESEVEAG; encoded by the coding sequence ATGAGAACAGAAAAAGTGATCCGATTCATTTATGTGGCGCTTGGTTCGATTTTCGTGGCGCTGGCAATTTTGGGAATATTTCTTCCACTGCTTCCCACAACACCGTTTCTTTTGCTTGCCGCCGCTTGTTATGCAAAGGGTTCAGCGCGTTTTTACGAGTGGCTCATCGAGCACAAATGGCTGGGCCCGTATGTCAAGCCGTTTCGTTCAGGCAAAGGCATGCCGCTGCGCGCTAAGGTGGTGACGCTGGCGCTGATGTGGCTGGCAATGTCAACCTCCGCGATTTTTTTCATCGAGCCGATTTCTCTTATCGCAACGATGGCAGCAGTTGGCATTGGCGTTACGATTTACTTGCTTCGAATGCCGACATTTCAGCTCTCGGAATCCGAAGTTGAAGCGGGATAA
- a CDS encoding lysophospholipid acyltransferase family protein, giving the protein MTIQTLIFILIVFPYTFILSLASILAGLVDGSGKVYHKISQIWSEGCLRLLGIRLKIIGAENYSPDGVYVVVSNHAGMADIPAMLVAMNLNLRLIAKEELGKIPVFGWSLRYGDFILIKRGHTKEALKSLLRAEEKLRDGKSVHLFADGTRAIDGSIQPFKRGAFLLASRTGLPVLPVTILNSHLIAEKNSLKIHSGTITLVIDKPIQLTNDDHRNADKLQQAAFQVIFNTHKKHTQAAANAYPASTSDSES; this is encoded by the coding sequence ATGACCATTCAAACGCTCATTTTCATCCTCATTGTTTTTCCATATACCTTTATTCTGTCGTTAGCGTCGATTCTTGCCGGCCTTGTCGATGGAAGCGGCAAGGTCTATCACAAAATTTCCCAAATTTGGAGTGAAGGCTGCCTGCGCTTGCTGGGCATCAGGCTCAAGATTATCGGTGCAGAAAATTATTCACCCGACGGCGTTTATGTGGTGGTGAGCAATCACGCCGGCATGGCCGATATTCCAGCCATGCTCGTGGCCATGAACTTGAATTTGCGACTCATTGCAAAAGAAGAACTTGGGAAAATTCCCGTTTTTGGCTGGTCGTTGCGCTACGGAGATTTTATTTTGATTAAGCGCGGCCACACCAAAGAAGCGCTCAAAAGCTTGTTGCGGGCAGAGGAAAAATTGCGCGATGGCAAGTCGGTTCATCTTTTCGCCGATGGCACGCGCGCCATTGATGGGTCGATCCAGCCGTTCAAGCGCGGGGCGTTTTTGCTTGCTTCAAGAACCGGGCTTCCCGTTTTGCCTGTCACGATCCTCAATAGCCATTTGATTGCTGAAAAAAACAGCTTGAAAATTCATAGTGGCACGATCACCTTGGTGATCGATAAACCCATCCAACTCACAAACGACGATCATCGCAACGCAGACAAACTTCAGCAGGCGGCGTTTCAAGTCATTTTCAACACACACAAAAAACACACGCAGGCTGCTGCAAACGCTTATCCCGCTTCAACTTCGGATTCCGAGAGCTGA